In the Takifugu flavidus isolate HTHZ2018 chromosome 11, ASM371156v2, whole genome shotgun sequence genome, one interval contains:
- the LOC130534236 gene encoding LOW QUALITY PROTEIN: coiled-coil domain-containing protein 177 (The sequence of the model RefSeq protein was modified relative to this genomic sequence to represent the inferred CDS: deleted 3 bases in 2 codons), translated as MGELNGTSSVLRWDLPPSEAEGSRPPRSVPTCARLGLRPVQLLIKSLNERLAERNVLPFESVRLMHESYEKERRRLLQTRQEETGRITEAAGDRLQCNDSQVSGPEVKDYKRDRRTTGPVQYADLCIKGGPASRSCSAADHPGRTRGCSFGLGDLKYPKAIEMKVERLTKDINEEMCVSLSERDRKIAALMLLKHQEEQDSLKHSQKQEQERQEAHRKEEAQRVEEDKERLKKLKKNMQRWQEELEARRRTRQQWEAETIGQVREEVQLQQDKWRRVKEEVEARRKENMSAAQKEACARKHCQEEHLREKEEVEKRRQDRERRAAVEREQKAWRSKRAQVEKKRRQLEERNHQEILRHVLLREQAERRAEEEAAHRRRELERKLRRSCEKHAEATEERHKEARSGRRCRRSTTSRERGRRAEARRVGRLTYKQTLVRLSQQRTERAALLTFARTRDRAEQVKERNRRRQLCHGMLRERIRREEEEARQVRGALHRAKEWRRERLRRQREQLQEEARRLARASFHMRERVRQQTGRRSFHRMALEAQLSASLASMKL; from the exons ATGGGGGAGCTCAATGGCACCTCATCGGTGCTTCGTTGGGATCTCCCCCCGTCAGAAGCGGAGGGGAGTCGGCCACCCCGCTCTGTGCCGACCTGCGCGCGCCTCGGGTTAAGGCCGGTCCAACTCCTGATTAAATCGCTGAACGAGCGGCTGGCGGAGCGGAATGTGCTGCCCTTTGAGTCAGTGCGACTCATGCACGAATCCTacgaaaaagaaagaagacgaCTTTTACAAACGCGGCAGGAGGAGACGGGAAGGATTACAGAGGCGGCTGGGGACAGGTTGCAATGCAATGACAGCCAGGTCTCCGGCCCGGAAGTGAAAGATTATAAAAGGGACAGACGCACAACAGGACCCGTTCAATATGCAGATCTGTGTATTAAAGGTGGACCGGCCAGCAGGTCCTGTTCAGCTGCTGACCACCCAGGCAGGACCAGAGGGTGCAGCTTTGGACTGGGAGACTTGAAATACCCCAAGGCAATAGAGATGAAAGTGGAGAGACTGACCAAGGACATCAATGaggagatgtgtgtgtctttgtcagaGAGAGATCGCAAGATAGCAGCACTCATGCTGCTGAAGCACCAAGAGGAGCAAGACTCCCTGAAACACAGTCagaaacaggagcaggagcgacAGGAGGcgcacaggaaggaggaagcacAGAGGGTGGAGGAAGACAAGGAGAGGTTAAAGAAactgaagaagaacatgcagagATGGCAGGAGGAGTTGGAGGCCCGCAGGAGGACGAGACAGCAGTGGGAGGCAGAGACCATAGGACAG GTGAGAGAAgaggtgcagctgcagcaggacaaatggaggagagtgaaggaggaggtggaggcaagGCGCAAAGAGAACATGAGCGCTGCTCAGAAGGAGGCGTGTGCACGCAAACATTGTCAAGAGGAGCACttgagggagaaggaggaggtggaaaaacGAAgacaagacagagagagacgggcGGCGgtggagagggagcagaaggcCTGGAGGAGCAAACGGGCCcaggtggagaagaagaggaggcagctggAAGAGAGGAATCACCAGGAGATCCTGCGGCACGTCCTGCTGAGAGAGCAGGCGGAGAGGCGGGCGGAGGAAGAGGCGGCGCACCGAAGGAGGGAACTTGAGAGGAAGCTCCGGCGCTCCTGCGAGAAGCACGCCGAGGCCACGGAGGAGCGGCACAAGGAGGCGCGCAGCGGGCGG CGGTGCAGGAGGAGCACAACATCGAGAGAGCGCGGGAGGAGGGCAGAGGCGCGACGGGTCGGACGGCTGACTTACAAACAGACCCTGGTGCGGCTGAGCCAGCAGCGCACGGAGAGGGCGGCGCTGCTCACCTTCGCCCGGACCCGGGACAGAGCCGAGCAGGTGAAGGAGCGCAACAGGCGCAGGCAGCTCTGCCACGGGATGCTCAGGGAGAGGATCcgcagggaagaggaggaggccaggCAGGTCAGGGGCGCGCTGCATCGGGCGAAGGAGTGGCGAAGGGAGAGGCTGCggaggcagagggagcagctgcaggaggaggctcgCCGGCTGGCCCGGGCCTCCTTCCAcatgagggagagagtgaggcaGCAGACGGGCAGGAGG